The Camelus ferus isolate YT-003-E chromosome 32, BCGSAC_Cfer_1.0, whole genome shotgun sequence genome window below encodes:
- the SCARF2 gene encoding LOW QUALITY PROTEIN: scavenger receptor class F member 2 (The sequence of the model RefSeq protein was modified relative to this genomic sequence to represent the inferred CDS: deleted 1 base in 1 codon) — MEGAGPRGAGPARRRGAGGPPPPLLPPLLLLLLWLLPGPAAPQELSPRGRNVCRAPGSQELTCCTGWRQQGDECGIAVCEGNSTCSENEVCVRPGECRCRHGYFGANCDTKCPRQFWGPDCKELCVCHPHGQCEDVTGQCTCHARRWGSRCEHACQCQHGACHPRSGACRCEPGWWGAQCASACYCSATSRCDPQTGACLCHSGWWGRSCNNQCSCNTSPCEQQSGRCQCRERTFGARCERYCQCFRGRCHPVDGTCACEPGYRGKYCREPCPAGFYGLGCRRRCGQCKGQQPCTVAEGRCLTCEPGWNGTKCDQPCASGFYGEGCGHRCPPCRDGHSCNHVTGKCTRCNAGWIGDRCETKCSNGTYGEDCAFVCADCGSGHCDFQSGRCLCSPGVHGTHCNLTCPPGLHGVDCAQACSCHEDSCDPVTGACRLETNQRKGVMGAGALLALLLGLLLSLLGCCCACRGKDPARGELSLGRKKAPQRLCGRFSRISMKLPRIPLRRQKLPKVVVAHHDLDNTLNCSFLEPPSGLEQPSPSWSSRASFSSFDTTDEGPVYCVPHEEAATDSRDAEAPTAPAEALALSPAPVTTPVPAEEATPLPASSDSERSASSGDGPSGALYARVARREARPARVRGEARGLSLSPSPERRKPPPPDPATKPKVSWIHGKHGAAAAARAPSPPPAAPEAAPSPSKRKRTPSDTSAQPEEPGSPRARDPTPRHPGLAEEGPALAAPSPPRARARGRGPGLSEPTDAGGPPRSAPEAASMLAAELRDKTRSLGRAEGLLGPREKPVPPQKAKRSVPPASPARAPEATGPEKVAGGAPGVDTPRKKTPIQKPPRKKGRELAGEPGRAGAPTL; from the exons ATGGAGGGCGCAGGGCCCCGGGGGGCCGGGCCGGCGCGGCGCCGGGGAGCCGGGGGGCCGCCGCcaccgctgctgccgccgctgctgctgctgctgctctggctgctgcCCGGCCCCGCGGCGCCCCAGGAGCTGAGCCCGCGCGGTCGCAACGTGTGCCGCGCGCCCGG cTCCCAGGAGCTCACTTGCTGCACCGGCTGGAGGCAGCAGGGGGACGAGTGTGGGATCG CGGTGTGCGAAGGCAACTCCACGTGCTCGGAGAACGAGGTGTGCGTGCGGCCGGGCGAGTGCCGCTGCCGCCATGGCTACTTCGGTGCCAACTGCGACACCA AATGTCCGCGCCAGTTCTGGGGCCCCGACTGCAAAGAGCTGTGTGTCTGCCACCCTCACGGGCAGTGCGAGGACGTGACGGGCCAGTGTACGTGTCACGCGCGGCGCTGGGGCTCACGCTGCGAGCATGCGTGCCAGTGCCAGCACGGCGCGTGCCACCCGCGGAGCGGCGCGTGTCGCTGCGAGCCTGGATGGTGGGGCGCGCAGTGCGCCAGCGCGTGCTACTGCAGCGCCACCTCGCGCTGCGACCCACAGACGGGCGCGTGCCTGTGCCACTCAGGCTGGTGGGGCCGCAGCTGCAACAATCAGTGCTCCTGCAACACGTCGCCGTGCGAGCAACAGAGCGGCCGCTGCCAGTGCCGGGAGCGCACGTTCGGCGCGCGCTGCGAGCGCTATTGCCAGTGCTTCCGCGGCCGCTGCCACCCGGTGGACGGCACGTGCGCGTGCGAGCCCGGCTACCGGGGCAAGTACTGCCGCGAGCCGTGCCCTGCCGGCTTCTACGGTCTGGGCTGCCGCCGTCG ATGCGGCCAATGCAAAGGCCAGCAGCCATGCACGGTGGCCGAGGGCCGCTGCCTGACGTGTGAGCCCGGCTGGAATGGCACCAAGTGCGACCAGCCGTGCGCCTCGGGCTTCTACGGCGAGGGCTGCGGCCACCGCTGCCCGCCGTGTCGCGACGGGCACTCCTGCAACCATGTCACCGGCAAGTGCACGCGCTGCAACGCGGGCTGGATCGGTGACCG GTGCGAGACGAAGTGCAGCAACGGCACTTACGGCGAGGACTGCGCGTTCGTGTGCGCCGACTGCGGCAGCGGCCACTGCGACTTCCAGTCTGGGCGCTGCCTCTGCAGCCCGGGCGTCCACGGGACCCA CTGTAACCTGACGTGCCCTCCCGGGCTTCACGGCGTGGACTGCGCCCAGGCCTGCAGCTGCCACGAGGACTCGTGCGACCCGGTCACCGGTGCCTGCCgcctgg AGACCAACCAGCGCAAGGGCGTGATGGGCGCGGGCGCGCTGCTCGCCCTGCTCCTCGGCCTGCTGCTTTCGCTACTCGGCTGCTGCTGCGCCTGCCGCGGCAAGGACCCCGCGCGCGG GGAGCTCTCGCTCGGGAGGAAGAAGGCGCCGCAGCGCTTGTGCGGGCGCTTCAGCCGCATCAGTATGAAACTGCCCCGCATCCCGCTCCGCAGGCAGAAGCTGCCCAAGGTCGTAG tggCCCATCACGACCTGGACAACACACTCAACTGCAGCTTCCTGGAGCCACCCTCGGGGCTGGAGCAGCCCTCACCGTCGTGGTCCTCCCgggcctccttctcctcctttgaCACCACGGACGAAGGCCCCGTGTACTGCGTACCCCACGAGG AGGCGGCAACCGACAGTCGGGACGCGGAGGCCCCCACCGCCCCTGCCGAGGCTCTGGCGCTGTCCCCTGCGCCCGTGACCACCCCAGTGCCCGCGGAGGAGGCGACGCCCCTCCCCGCGTCCTCCGACAGCGAGCGGTCAGCGTCGAGCGGGGACGGGCCCAGCGGGGCGCTCTATGCGCGCGTGGCCCGGCGGGAGGCCCGGCCGGCCCGGGTCCGGGGCGAGGCCCGAGGCCTGTCGCTTTCACCATCGCCCGAGCGCAGGAAGCCGCCGCCACCCGACCCCGCCACCAAGCCCAAAGTGTCCTGGATCCACGGCAAGcacggcgccgccgccgccgcccgcgcacCCTCGCCGCCGCCCGCGGCTCCCGAGGCGGCGCCCAGCCCCAGCAAGAGGAAACGGACGCCCAGCGACACGTCGGCACAGCCAGAAGAGCCCGGCAGCCCCAGGGCCCGGGATCCGACGCCGCGGCACCCCGGGCTGGCCGAAGAGGGGCCAGCCCTAGCCGCCCCCTCGCCGCCCCGGGCTCGGGCGCGGGGCCGTGGCCCAGGCCTCTCCGAGCCCACT GACGCTGGCGGTCCCCCGCGCAGCGCGCCCGAGGCCGCCTCCATGTTAGCCGCCGAGCTGCGCGACAAGACTCGCAGTCTGGGCCGCGCCGAGGGTCTCCTGGGCCCCCGAGAGAAGCCGGTGCCGCCGCAGAAGGCCAAGCGCTCGGTGCCTCCCGCCTCGCCGGCCCGCGCGCCCGAGGCCACAGGGCCTGAAAAAGTGGCCGGCGGCGCGCCTGGAGTCGACACCCCCCGAAAGAAGACCCCCATCCAGAAGCCGCCGCGCAAGAAGGGCCGGGAGTTGGCGGGCGAGCCGGGCCGGGCAGGGGCGCCCACCCTGTAG